The Deinococcus betulae DNA window CTGGCCGACGATGACGGGTTATGACTCCTCGCGTAGTTGGGCCTTTTGATTTCGACCCCAACACGCCCAGCCAGCGCACAGTGCGTGAGACTATTCAGCCCCTGAAAAACTGCGAAGGCAACACCCTCTCCGCAAAACTTAGGGACCCTAAGCCCTGTGCGGCTGAAATAACAGCTCCTTCTCGGATAGGCTGACATCATGGCGCAGCCGAGGAAACGTCGTGGCTACCGCTCCATCATGGTTGACGGGCAACACTACACCTGGCGTTTTCAAGCTGGGCAGAATGCAGGTGTGTTGACGGTGCTCAGTCCTGATCAACCGGCAACCCGCTTCACCGTGCATCTTCCTGAATCTCTGGATCCCTGGCTTTCCGAGTCACAGCCTAAAGTGATGCCCGCTGTCACGCCAGCCGTTGTCGCTGCAATTCTCCGAGCGGTGGTTCAAGGTGACTGGTCTATGGACCAGTCGAAAGCAGCCCACAGGATGGAGTGGCGCGATGGGCTTCTTTACCAACGCCTCCTGGATATCCCAGCCACAACGTGATGCAGGCCAAGAGCACAGCCGCAGAGAACGATCAATCTCGCTTCTCAAAGCAAGTCGCGACCGCACGAAAAACGTCTTCAACTGGGCGTAGACTAGACGCTCAGCCCAATACTCGACCTCTGAGGAGGATCATCATGCCGGGGAAGAAGACAGGACAGGCTGCCACGTCCGCCGCTTCGAACATCATAGGGGCTGGCCGAATAGCTGATAGCTCAACATCTGCGGCAGGCAGTATAGCTGATAGCTCAACATCTGCGGCAGGCAGTGCGCTGCCACAGGTCAAATCTGGGAAGAGCACCAGCGAACAAGCCGCTTAGGGTGCCTCTGAGATGCTTCGGAGCAAGACTCAGTCCAAACGTCCAGGAAGGCAGTTGGCAGCCCACTGGCTTGGAAAAAGTAGCAGGCCGTTTCCACCCGAAATCTATTGTGCGTATCAGACGGCTGCCCTTGAAAGAGGACTGTGGACCTGAGCCACGGACGACTTGATGGCTCGGGCCTGCACCTCTTGGCGCTGTTTCCTCAAATCAATGTTTCGGCTCATAGGAACTGCTCGTGCGGAGGACAACGCGTGACTCAAGCTGCCTTGCGACAAGCCGTGATCTATCTCGACAGCCTTCCCGCTGGCGCGCCTCTTGAGCCATACCTGATGAGTTTGACCGCACAGATCGGATGCTCGACTCGTACTCTTCGGCGACATCTTCACCACTACCGTGCGGCCGGCCGCACCTTCCCTGAATGGCGGCGCACGGGCACCCGACACCAGTTGTCATCCGAAGTGGAAACCCTGATTCAGGACACTTTGCTCAGGGCTTATTTTCGTCCTGAACACCCCGATCTCAACGAAGTGGTGCTGGACATTCAAGCGGAATGTCACGCGCAAGGCTGGTCACGTCCGTCGTATGACACAGTCCGGTCCCGGATGCTGGCCCTCCGGACACCAGCACTCATTGCACGGCGTGACAAACGCGAGGAAACCAAACGACTGTTGGCCACGCCAGGGATTGCCGAACGAGGTCAGCATCCCTTTGACCTGGTGGCCATGGATCATTCACCCCTAGATGTCCACCTTGTGCATCCGGTGACGCGCCTGTCCATGGGGAGAGCCACTTTGACCCTTGTGATTTGCACCTGCTCCCGGCTGATCCTAGGCTTTCTGGTCTCTTTTCAGAAGCCCAGCATCATGTCGGTGGCACTCGCCCTCTCACACGCGGTCCTGCCGAAGGAAGCGTGGCTCCGCGCCCGGGGGTTCGATCCTTTCGTCTGGCCCGTGGCTGGTCTGCCTCAGGCGATTCAGGTGGACAACGCCCGGGAATTTCACAGCGCCGCGTTTGAAACAGCCTGTGCCCGCTGGAATATTCAGATCCATTACCGCCGCAAGGGTCGACCCCGTGACGGCAGTTTGATGGAAAACGTGCTGGGGACGATGAACCGGGCCCAGCATAGCTTGCCAGGAACAACGTTCAGCAATCCTAGAGAACGGCAGCGCTACCCCTCAGAGGACAGGGCCGTGATGAGTCTTATAGAGTTTGAAGTGTGGCTGACACACAAGGTGATCAGTTACAACCACCGTTGTGGCCGGTCTGAAGGCTGGGCTCCTGCCCAGCGGCATGCGCTCGGGGACTTCACCTCTCGACCGGTCCACGACCCCGCAACCTTTACGCTGGATTTCCTACCGCAGGAAGAGCGGGTCGTGACCGAGACAGGCATTGAACTGTTTACAGACCAGTACTGGACGGAGGAGCTCAAACTTTTTGCAGGCCAGCGTGTCCTGGTCAAGTATGACCCGCTGAATCTGGGTCATATCTGGGTCTACGACTCGGTGCGGCGGGGGTATCTGGAGGTGCCATACCGCGATGCCACCAAGGCCCCGAAGAGTTACTGGACGTACCTGGCTGAGCGGCGCGAACGAACACGTCAGCGCGACGAGGTCCAGTTGACACGTGTGCTCAGCCACCATAGGCAGGCAAAGGAAGTGGTTAAGGCCGCAAGTCAACACACGCGCCGTGCCAAAAGGCAACAAGGTCACGTCCGTTCCTTCGATCTGGTGTCTCATGCCCAAGGTGCCCCTGCGCCCACCCCTCAGGCTGAGTTGAACTGGCCCAGTGCAGAGACGCCCCTTGAGCCCTGGCCGATTTCATGACGGCACCACTGTTTGGTCAGCCAGCCTACGAGCATCTCAGTCCAGAGACACGAGCCGTCGTAGGAATGAACTCGAAAGTCAGAGAGGACTGGCTTTACCAAATGCCTTTCTTCGCCTATGACGCCATGTGGCCGATCTTCAATGAGGCAATGTTTTTGGCACGCCAACCCCGGCTCCCCAGGCCGCACAACTTGCTGATTGAAGGGCCCACCAACAGTGGAAAGTCTGCGCTTCTGGCACTGATTGCGGCCGCCTTGAAACCAGGCGGTGATCACGCGCTGGATCACCCGGTGCCGGTCATGCTTTATAAATGTGCCAGTGGGGTGAGACGAGACGATCTGGTCGACGGATTCCTGAGAGGCAGTGGCCTGGAGATCCTTCCCCGCCGGCGCCTGCGGGCCGGTGACCTCATCCACTATGCGCCCATCATGCGCCTTCGGGGTCCACGGGTGGTGCTGATTGATGAGGTGCATAATCTATTCAGCCGCGCCGGCAGCAAACACACCGTGACCGATACCATTCCAACGCTGCGCGACCTGTCGATGCAGTGCCAAGTGCCGCTGATCGCCGCCGGCGTGAAAAAGGCGTTGTAT harbors:
- a CDS encoding TniB family NTP-binding protein, giving the protein MTAPLFGQPAYEHLSPETRAVVGMNSKVREDWLYQMPFFAYDAMWPIFNEAMFLARQPRLPRPHNLLIEGPTNSGKSALLALIAAALKPGGDHALDHPVPVMLYKCASGVRRDDLVDGFLRGSGLEILPRRRLRAGDLIHYAPIMRLRGPRVVLIDEVHNLFSRAGSKHTVTDTIPTLRDLSMQCQVPLIAAGVKKALYAIQSDPQLENRFTVMRLPPLQSGAPFVRMLMAFERWLPLPEPSQLRQPAFAQYLYDLSGGWIGELKDVLHRGLRYAIQHQTPCLIVDLMQAAGCLSAKERRAVDI
- a CDS encoding Mu transposase C-terminal domain-containing protein; this encodes MTQAALRQAVIYLDSLPAGAPLEPYLMSLTAQIGCSTRTLRRHLHHYRAAGRTFPEWRRTGTRHQLSSEVETLIQDTLLRAYFRPEHPDLNEVVLDIQAECHAQGWSRPSYDTVRSRMLALRTPALIARRDKREETKRLLATPGIAERGQHPFDLVAMDHSPLDVHLVHPVTRLSMGRATLTLVICTCSRLILGFLVSFQKPSIMSVALALSHAVLPKEAWLRARGFDPFVWPVAGLPQAIQVDNAREFHSAAFETACARWNIQIHYRRKGRPRDGSLMENVLGTMNRAQHSLPGTTFSNPRERQRYPSEDRAVMSLIEFEVWLTHKVISYNHRCGRSEGWAPAQRHALGDFTSRPVHDPATFTLDFLPQEERVVTETGIELFTDQYWTEELKLFAGQRVLVKYDPLNLGHIWVYDSVRRGYLEVPYRDATKAPKSYWTYLAERRERTRQRDEVQLTRVLSHHRQAKEVVKAASQHTRRAKRQQGHVRSFDLVSHAQGAPAPTPQAELNWPSAETPLEPWPIS